The window CAAGTGATTCTCAATACATGGATGCTCCAAGTCCACATGGTGCTACAAACAAAATATATCTCCAGGCGTGTCTTGATGAATTATTGTCTTTGGGACGAGATCAGCAAGATGAGTTCCAGGCAGCTTTATCTAACCCCACAAAGGAGTTGATTGATTTGAACAAGAAGATAACctcattgatgacaaacaatgatcAGTGGTCTGAATTGCTAAAGTTCGCTGATGATAATCAGCTTGCCCCTGATGATAGGCAGGATCAGTTTGTTGAAAGCGGTATCAAAGAAAAGCTGCATATCTGGCTTCTCCATAAAGCAGGAGGTGGTGGCAAAGGTCCCAGTGTGTTAGATGATGAAGGGCAGGGCATTCTTCATCTGGCAGCTGCTCTAGGATATGATTGGGCGATAAGGCCAACAATAACTGCTGGTGTAAGCATAAATTTCAGAGATGTTCATGGATGGACCGCACTTCACTGGGCAGCATTTTGTGGCAGGTAAGTTCTTCTGAGGGTGATAGTTTTTGTttgcacatacatacatacatatatatgtaTTAAACTTGTTTGCCCTGTTCTGCAGAGAGCGAACAGTTGTTGCTCTTATAGCATTAGGTGCGGCTCCTGGAGCTTTGACGGATCCAAGGCCTGATTTCCCTTCAGGACGCACACCAGCTGATCTTGCGTCGTTCAATGGGCACAAGGGAATTTCTGGTTTCCTGGCAGAGTTTTCTTTAACAAGCCATCTTCAAACCCTCAACCTGAAGGAAGCCATGGGGAGCAATGCATCAGAGATATCTGGCCTGCCTGGTATTGGAGATGTTACCGGAAGAACTGCGTCACCATCAGCAGGTCAAGGTCTTCAGGCTGGATCGATGGGAGATCCACTAGGTGCTGTGCGGAATGCTGCCCAGGCTGCTGCTCGGATATATCAAGTTTTCAGGGTGCAGTCCTTCCAGAGAAAGCAAGCAGTTCAGTATGAGGATGACAATGGTGTGATATCAGATGAACGTGCCATGTCACTCTTGTCTTATAAACCATCTAAACCAGGACAGTTCGATCCCATGCATGCTGCTGCAACTCGAATACAAAACAAATTCCGTGGATGGAAGGGAAGAAAAGAATTTTTGCTTATTAGACAGCGAATTGTCAAGATCCAGGTATGAATATCAAGTGTATGACATTAATCAATGATTTTTGTTAAAATTCTGAACGCTCCAGATTAATACTGAATGAGTATGCCAACACCATATTTTTTTCTACTGAATTTTGCAATAGTAAAGTCAACTATGACCATATCATTTACAAATTTATGTAAAGGTAATTGAGTGAAACATGAGCTCCATATTTTTTTCTCTTCGACTAATCTAGTATCTAGGACAGGATATTCATAGCATGATGTTTTAACAGTATAGTGCACTGCTTTGTGAAGTATCTCTTCTTCTGATGCTATTATTATAATGAACAAATTTTCTCAACCGTGCTATATTGTGTACTTGCTAGGCTCATGTGCGAGGTCACCAAGTGAGAAAGCATTATCGCAAAATAATTTGGTCTGTCGGGATAGTGGAGAAGGTTATATTGCGATGGAGGCGGCGAGGAGCTGGGTTACGCGGGTTTCGGTCTACAGAAGTTGCAACAGACAGCAGCACTAGTAGCAGCAGTGTTGATGTAATCCCAGTTAAACCTGCAGAGGATGATTATAACTTCTTGCAAGAAGGACGGAAGCAAACTGAAGAAAGACTGCAGAGAGCTCTTGCCAGAGTGAAGTCCATGGTTCAGTACCCCGAAGCCCGGGACCAGTATCAGAGGATTATGACTGTCGTAACAAAAATGCAGGAATCGCAGGTAGCAATACGTTTTCCCGCCCTTTCAGCACCAATACAAAAGTTTTAGGGTGACGCCGAACAATTATGCATGATGTTTGGGTTAAAAACTCCGGCGAGAGTTGAGGggtgaaaaaagaaaaaagaaaatgagagtTTTGCTCTGTTTTCTTAACGGGAGGCTTACTCAATTCTTTGTTGCTAATGTGACGCAGCCTGTGGAAGAAAGTATGCTTGAGGAGTCGACGGAGATGGATGAAGGCTTTTTGATGAGTGAATTCAAAGAGCTCTGGGACGATGACATGCCGTTGCCGGGCTATTTCTAGGTCCTAACGAAGTGGTGTTTGTTTCTTGTAAATTACCTCTGATTTGTTTGGTAGTCTCACCAGATAGATGATAGTGACTAAATTGCCCTGTCCATTATGGTTTGAGTTTTTGTTGGTCTCTTGGTTGTCTAGCTCTAGTGGCCCCTTGTACAGTATATCCATCCTGGAGGAAAATGTATGTGGATTATGAAACTGAAACCGTCCAGTTAGTTGCCTGGAATTAAACTAGTTAAGCTTGGATGCTCATGAAGTTTTTTTTACAGAgtgccgtccttggtttcgttcacTTATATGCTTGGAGTTGGGGATATAATTTGCATGCGGCATCGTCCGTAATAGGGAGGGACATGTGATATAGATCATAGATACCGACATGATGGAGTGGTTTTGCTGAAGCTGTAGGCGTCGAAACCTGCAGTGGTGAATGCCGCAtccattttttttttttgaacaggGAAGTGCCCCGAAGGGCCAGACTTACATTAGATAAGCTTCAAAGCACACTTTACATCAGGACCGAAAGAAAAAGAAAGATTACAACAAAGTCCCAGACTTTTGCATGGAGAACCCCTAATTGAAAGATTAAAACGCAATCGGGTCCTTGGCAGCCTTTGCTCAGATTGAACCTCGCCGTCGCCGGGGACGAACCACTTGGGGCGACGAGATCGCCATGGGTGCAGCACGTGCATCCCATAGCCTCTGAACGAAAACTGGAACTGCCTCCCATAAGGCATGCAAGCCAGGAGGAAAGGGGTTGGCCGCCCTTCGACCAGAAGAAGCAGAGGGTCGATGAACACCGGCAGCCGACTGCAGGCGCCGTAGCTCCACCATAGAATCCTCTGCTGATGAGCTCGAACCCGACCATCAATCTTCAGCTCAGTGCTTCCCCACCCCTCTtcatccaccaccttggcggcATCAAGTGGAGGAAGGTAGCAACGAGGCCTCCTGCAAGTGGTAGGCATGTACATCTCCTGCTGCTCTATCTCTCTTCCCACAACCATGGTGGTAAGAACAGATCGAGGAAGAAGAGCATCTGGCGCACCATATTGGAATTTATTACAGCAAGAAAAGGGGGGAGAAGTGGGGACGAAACCGGACGGGCCTAAGCTTCGCCATGGATCCGGCTGAGGGAAGCCGCCGAAGGATCCGCTGCCAGGGATCATCCTTGCCTCCGCCTTTTCGCCACCAGCGTGGCCCCAGGGGAGAGTTGAACAACCACCTAGACAAGATCCAAAACGCAGCTCCACTTTATTTGCCAGAGAAAGACACTCACACACTACTAGACCTAGGATCCAGACCTCCATCCCACCCagcgccggccaccatggccgccggcGGCGAGGGGGAGGGAGGCCGGATGGGGAAGCTGGAGGTGGAGCTCTCAAGGATACGGCAGAAACGCCAGTCCAGAAAGTCGGGCGGTCCGTAAATGGACAGACTGAAGTATGCCGCATCCATTTGTATTTTGTCGCCGAGCATTAGTGAAACATGCTTGCAGTGCTGTGTATTTGACGCTTTGGTCAGTAATTTTTTCTTGCTTGCTCGTGTCATGTGGCGGAAGATGCGAGGACAAAACCCCAACCCAAACACCCCCAACCAAATAAACATTGGGCCGCGCCGTCCAGCTGCAAGTGTCCAAAGGAGCAAGCAGAGAAGAAGGAGCAACATAGGCATGCCGCCCCAAGGAAAGCTCGAAAGCGATGCCCGGCCGCTCTCAGGCCACGGGTCCGTTGGCGCAGACTAGAGTGGAAACGAGAATGGTCTGAGTGCGACACGCGTGGATGTCGTCATGGGTTCGGTTCTGCTTTCCCGGAACATGGAAAAGGATCAACGCGCGGTCGTCCGTCCATCGCGGTTGCCAGTTGCCACCGTTTTCGTAATGGGCCGGACGCGGACGTGTAACTGGACACGACGGGGGCGTGCGCGTGCGTGTCGGCTGTTGCGTGCACAACTCCCGCTGTCTCTGGTCTTTCTTGCCGCCAGTCACTCGCCCCGAGTGGGTGCTACGTACGTGTGTTGATTTTTCACCGCCACTACTTATTTCAAGAGACTGGAGCTGTAATGTAAGGCTggtacaatgggcaagaacatagtctagtaacttacacacttctcTAGACTATGTTACCACCTctatagtgggtaggaacatctatgtagtgtcatgcaacaatgtatttattaggttatagactcattgtttcttggagtgtgtgatgttccggtaacttagctagttaccacaagcacctatcTCCTCATTAAATATGTGACACATAAGTAAAGTTGTattgaaatgtgtgatgttactcctaaattTCTTCCCATTGTGACCAACCTAAGACTATGACTGCAGCATGCCATCGTGAGAGACCCCCCACCAATGATCACCCATCCAACGACTACGTAGTGGCATCTGGCGCCATAATCAAGCACCGCCTGATCAATCATAACTAGTACTAGTACGTAGTACGCGCAGTGTTAAACCAGTGATGGCCGGAGCGTCCGCACATGCAGCAGCTGCCTTGTCCTGTAGAGATGCAGCGCAGAGCTAGCTGTGTAGAATGGGTCGCGCCTGGTCGGGCCGGAGCAGTGCGTGTCCTCCAGCACCTTCGGTTAAGTTTAAAACTCCAGCGCGACTATTTCCTCCCTGCCAGTAGTCCCCACGTTGACACACGTTGCCCACGCACGCACGCGGCCCGCCCGGAGCACGGCTTCCTGCCCTGCCCGCCTCCTCCGCTTCGCTGCGACCGCGACGGCGAGGGGGCGGATCCCCATCTCCGGCCCACCCATGGCCCCCGCCGCGCCGGAGGAGCTCCATTGCGCGCCCGCGCCGGACAAGCCCCCGCCTTTGGCCCCGCAGGGCGAGCTCCGGTGGCTCCGCCGGTGCGCGGGGCAGGGCGACGACCTCCGGTGGCTCCGGCGCTGCGTGGGGGCCGCCACCAAGGGCTTCGCCATCGGCGCGGGGCTCAAGGGCGGCCTCGCGCTCTTCTCCGTCCTCGTCCGCCTCCGCAGCCGCCGCTCCCCCAGATCGAGGTGGGCGCTCGCTGCTCTCCTCCGCACGCGACTCTGCTGatccgtgctgctgctgctgctgctcgagcCTTGTCGTGTCGTAACCCGTGTGGCGTGGTGCGTGTAGGAAGGCGGGCGCGATGACCAACGACGAGGCGGCGCTGCTGGCGCTCAAGGAGACGGTCAGGTACGGCATGTTCCTGGGGACCTTCGCCGGCGCCTTCGTCTCCGTCGACGAGTGCATCGCCGCCCTTTGGGGCCGCAAAAGGTCAGCCCTGGTCTCACACCCAGCTGTTGAAGTAATTCTAGTAGCTTCTCCCCTTCCTATTTATGGCAAGGGAAGACGCAAATCTTCTACTACGATGGTGGGCGAATCCTTGATTTGAGCTAATAATTGCCTCCGGCTTTGCGGAGCTGCGTGTAAAAAACAGTGTGTGAGCCTTGAAGGGCAAGAGGAAGAGCAGTATATGTTTTGTTACTAACTGCTCATATTTTCAAGGGGATGTGCTTTGATGTGGATTAGGTGTATTGTCGTAGAAATTGTTCTTTGTTTGCTGGTGCCGTCAATTGCAAGCAAAGATTGCTTATTCTGGTCAGGGCCTTGGGGTCAACCTTTTGCAGTTTGCAAATGATTACAGTGTGGAGACGATGTTTTTTTGCTGCTTGAATCTGGGATTGCTACTTTTTActtcctctgtcctggtttattaggCCCCCTCACATTTTGAGCCAAAGTTTGACTATGCATCTGCTTCTGCGTAATAAAATATGAGTTATATGTAGGAAAAAATGGTATCACTGAAAACTTCATTCAGATACGagtccaacaatataatttttatGACGTGTCGCTTTTGTTTTGCAAATCAAATCGATGGTCAAAGTTTAACCCAAAATATAAGGGGACCTAATAAACCTGAACGGAGGTAGTATTGGATTGGTACTGATCAGTGACCAACATTTTGCAACTCTGTGAGGTATCGTCAAAACAGATTTGTAATATTTGACTGCTAAATTCTAATCTTGGACTTCCATTGACGCTAGGAAATACCAAATGATGCAACTCTTGCGTGATCTGGAGATATATGTTGCTTGCTAACCCAAAATAAGATCCTTACAACCACCTGAGCGCAATCTCAATAGTGTATAGTGAGTTTGTCTGAACTTGAATCATCATCTTTATTGATTATGATGAATCAATACGCCTTTGTTTATGCTTCCAAAAGGACCATAGCAAGGTCTTCTTTTATTCCCCTGTCTAACATAAAATGTTGCTTGGATGATTTTGGATCTTGAAACTTCCCTCGGGATACTCCAACCTAGACCTTTCAAACTTCACTTTTGAATCCTGCAAACAAAAAGTCACAAACTTGGCTTTATTTTGTTTTCCAATAATTAGAAAATCAATAAAATATTCCACATTTCCAATTTTCAGTGACTTCAGTCACGCTTCTACACACATGCCATGAAACAACTGAATGGACTCCCAGGCTGTGCCTATGAAGTGGCCTTACCATACACCATAAGCATTACCAAGTTATGAAGGGGGTCAGTCGTCACAAAACGCATTACACATTTAAACTTTTGTTATATCACAGAATGCATGTTGTTTTCTGTTCCATTGTATCTTCCACACTATCCTACTTTAATGTATGAGTTTGTTTTGGGATAGTATGTAACTCAATACTCTTGTTGCTTCAGAACAGCAAGGTGGAGGTCATTATTATCCGGGTTAATTGCTGGTCCTTCTATGCTCTTGACGGGGCCAGGCACGCAGCATACCAGTTTGGCAATATACATTCTCATGCGTGCTGCGGTGCTTGCATCCCGTTGTGGAATAAAGAGCAGAAGATTTGGAAAGATTTGCAAACCTTTGACCTGGTCACATGGTGATATCTTCCTTATGTGCCTTTCATCTGCACAAATTTTGTAAGTTCCATTGACAGAATTCCTATGAGTTTTCGGGTTGCACTAGCTGTATATGTCAATGTTACTGCTGTATGTATGTTCAAAGATCGCTTAGCCCTGTTAATATACACTGATATGCAGTGTATGGAGTTATTTGGGCCCGATGGTCCTATTGCACTACACCCAATGCTCGGAGCTAGCTAGCATTTCAAATTTATGCAGGTCAAGTACTGATTATTTGAAAAAAGGGTCACCTAACAGTTTTTTGAACCATTATATGTTAACTTCTGGAAATGTTATATTTGCACATGGCACTACAGAAGTAGTACGGACAACTTATCTGAATTGTCAAAATTCTCTTGAGATACCTTGTTTGTGACACATAAGGGCTACTTTGTTAACAAAAATAGCAGTTACATTTGATCAACAACAGTTATGTCATTCTTCAGTGAAATTTGAAATGACTTGCTATTTATTAATATCATAATAAAATAGCATGTAAACCTAGATGACAATGTTTTTTCTTTCATGTCTTTCACTAATGTCTCATTAGAATGCATCGTATTCAGACGGGCAGACAACATTTTGATGTTTGGCAAAAGCCACATGTAAATAATAGGGTCATTTTTGAGAAAATGTGTAAAAGTAATGTGTTTGTTGAACTGTAATTGCTTTGCTAGTCCAAATATTTTAGACATGGAATCATAGAGTGCATTACTGGGACTGGAATATAAATGTAAGAATGTGATGTATTTGTAGATTCAAGGGCATTTCCCTTGTTATCTTGTTTGAAATAAGTTCAACCATTTGttacaatattaaaacatatatgcATCATGCACCGGTGACTGGTGAGTATTTAGTTATATATATTTTGCGGTATATATTCAATAGGATGTGGGGATATGAGTTttgcctatattgttgattctgcaGATCTGCATACATTCTACAGCAGGACAGTTTGCCGTCATCATATAAATCATTTCTGAAGACGCATGGTGGAAAGGACCAGTCTATTCTGCAAGGCTTGAAGGAAGTAGTTAACCACACTGCTTTCTCTAACCTAGAGGCTATTGAGAAGTATTACAAATCTGTTGGTGTTGACATAAAGTTGGATCCAGACATGAAAGTGCCCTGCTCAgtaagtactactccctctgttccaaaatagatgacccaactttatactaactttgtactaaagttagtataaagttgggtcatctattttggaacggagtgagTACAAATTTGTGAATAATTGTGTCGTGTCGCATGATTGCACCACATTAATATAGTATAGTATCCCTATCAAGCATTCAGGTATAATATTTTGCTGTGAATAATTGTTGAAGTTTTCCTTGTTAATTTCCTAccatttttttattccttttgttAAGCGGAACTTTTTCCTTCATCTAATCTCTTCTCTCTTCAAACCAGATTGTGCATGGTAATCAATCATGTGCAGGACATTTTATTTCATTCTTGTTACAAGCATATGGAAGAGCAGTTCCTGTCTATATTCCAGTCTACCTAGTTCCTGCACTTGTAGTTCATCGGCAGGATCTGATGAAAAGGTACACAACTGTATTAAGTAAACTGACATGTTAGGTTGCTCATATTTGTGAAGAGCGTTTTTTTTTTTTGCTGCCAAAAAACATGCAGACCCTGCATTAATTGGGCTTGATGTCCTCAGGGTAATTGTGCTTCATGTACGTATCAAAAGCATACAAATTTATGTCCTATCTAGATTGAAAAACGAGTGCTCTTTGTGGTATGTTATCTATTTGCATTCTGCGGGAGCTGTCATGCTGCCTTCTGCAGTTTTTGCAAAAACATAACTTCACCCCTAAGACAACGACTCCTAATTGGGTACAACACTAGCATAGCTGGATACACCTAACATGTGTCTACAACATTAAGTGTGCTGAAGACCTCACAACATGCAGGCCTTACACAATAATGGGGAAGAGTCTTCTAGGAACAGCAAGATCTAGCCTGTTCCTCTCAATGTATTGTGCATCTGCATGGTGAGTTCTTTTTATTTCAACCCCCAACTTCTCGTATTAAGAATGTAGATGTATCGCCAACCTCCCTTGTCGGCACAGCAATTCATGgtgtttctttttctatttcagGGCTTGGACATGCTTCCTTTATAGAACCTTCGAGAAGTGCAGTACTCCACTCGTTGTACTTGGCACGGTAAGTGAAGACACACAGTTTACCGCAGGGACTAAGCGTAGTCCAGTTAACCATCTCTGTGATACTAACTTGCTTTGCTGTGGCAGTTCCCGGCGGGTCTGGCACTGTTTATCGAGAAGAAAAGCAGGAGAATCGAGATATCTCTGTACTGCCTTGCCAGAGCCATCGAGAGTTTCTTCACATGCATGACCGACGCCGGGCTCTGCCCTCCAATATTGCAGATCAAGCGAGCTGATGTAGTGGTTTTCAGCATGGCCACCTCGATCATTATGCACTGCTATGcccaggaaagagaggttttccggTCCAAGTACCTGAATGTCCTTGACTGGGTATTCGGTGTGCCGCTTCCGTCGGAAGACAATGATAGTAAATGCCATTCCACATCCAGTGATGGAATCAAGAAAGGAATATTCTCCATTGGATGATGGAATCAGGAGGTGGTTCGGTAGCTTTGCTGGTCGATCTTAGTGCAAGAGTAGATAGGCACATTAGATGGGTTCTTTTAGCTTACAGTGAGCCTTGTACAGGAGGCTCTTCCCAAATCCCCAGAAGCGGAATTTAATGGGTGTAACAAATCATAGACTTATTCAATTGATTTATGGAAAAACCAATGCCCTGGTCCAGGACATATGAACTGTAAACTATTGATCTTGTGATATTGTACCTCCTTATACTGCCTGAGAATGGAACCCTTATCATTCAACCGTGCCATCGAATTCGCATTGTACTTCTAACTGTATTACGGAGAAAAAATCAGTATAGTTCAGTTCAATTTCTTGTGAATTGGGTTTCACACTCCCAAGTACTGAAAATAGCTATAAAATCAAAAAGAAAATTTTGTGCTGGGTGGTGACGTGCTGCTAGATCTATTGGCACAAATAATCAGGTCGTCGTCGTGCGTTTTTCCGAATCCTAGTGAGTTTCAGCGGGTTAAAGTTTAAATGAACGTCCTTCGCCATTTTTTTTATGAGCGTCAGAAGTTCGGCTCTCGTAGCTTCAACAACCCAGGAAGAAGAAATGAATTTCACAATCTTTCTGTCAATATATATCAGGACAGAGTATGTGAGTGACTTGAGTGAGCTCTAATCAAGCAGTTGTTGCACGTTCACCCTCGGTACACCAATCTGAGATTTTACTTGGTTCCAACTCAAAAAGACACTATTATTTATGCAAATGACGTGACATTTGTGAGAAGTACGTATGAATACAGCATACCCAATTTTTGAAATACATAAATATGTTGATTATATATTAATCTTAATTTGGAGAAACCATGTTTTTGACATTAGAAATACATACGCATACAAACTATCAATATGCATTCTTAAGTATAAATAATATTAAAAATTTCATCAAGTTTGAGTTGCTAACCATGTGTGCCACATGAATATTGAAGTGGCATTGACATGATGATATATCACATGATTCTGATTTTAAAACCAAGGAATGTCCTAAGAATAAGAAAATTTGTATTTAAGATATGCTTCCTCCATCCCAATCAACTTTGTACTAAACTTGAgatacttattttgagacggagggagtattacacaCCTGTAGCTCAAAGAAAAAACATGTATGCCATGTTTTATTTCAGGGAACATACATGGTATAAATGAAAGTTTGATAGAGGCAAAATCTCCTGATGAAAAGAGAGATCACGGAATCTGTCAAGAATGTCTCAAAATTTCTCATTCTAGCTAGTTAAGTATTATGATTTGCTCAAAGAaatgttatactccctccgttcctaaatataagtctttttagacatttcaaatggattaCAAGATACGgatgtatagacatattttagagagtagattcactcattttgctccgtatgtagtcatttgttggaaTATCtagaaaggcttatatttaggaacggagggataaTAGTATTCACTAGAGTGAGGCCTTCTCAGCACAATTTGCTACATTGACACATCCGTGGATAAAATGCAATATAGGTCATAGTTGATACCAAGTTGTAGATTTGCTTGAGAAACAATTCATGCGCACATGAATACAAGTCGGTTATCTTATCGACAATCCAAACTATAAAACCGTGCTGAGTTATTTCTCCAAGTCTGAAGTAGAAGCAGGGATTACAAACTTGCAGCTTTATTTAGTCGATCATTCAGGCGAGGAAAAGCATGTCGATCAATATAGGTTCATGATCCGGGAAAACTGAAAAGGACTAGCTGTACTGCTGAGTACGTGTGGAGTGTCGACGTTACATGGCCACCGCATGTGAAACGGAAGCTGAAAAAATGGCAACACTCTGTTACACCCAAATGGCAATGCAATTATGCAATGCAGCCAACGGCGGTGGGAAGGGTCCAGTAAAAGTTTCGTAGGTTTACCATTTTCGCTCTTAAGCAGTGGTGGGAAGTGTCACTGATTTTTTTGGATGTGTTTGTTTGACTTGCTTTATGTGACTAGTAAGCGTGCAATGTGCACGTACTGACTAATACTCTGTAATTATTTAGTCAAACATATTTCGAACACTAAAATTCAAATTGTGGCATTTCGTGAAACAACATAGCTCCAtgtaaaaatacaaaaaaaaatcaaTTAATTTCGAACTCCAATGATGAAGAAGGTCACAGAAGGGTCCAGTAAAAGTTTCATAGGTTTACCATTTTCGCTCTTCAATAGTGGTCGGAAGCTGGCTAGTTCGACGGGAAGTGTCactgtttttttttgtgtgtgtgtgtttgtttgaCTTGCTTTATGTGACTAGTCCACATACTgactaatactccctctgtcccataatataagaacgtttttgacactaacaCTAAAATTCATATTGTGGCATTTGGTGAAACAACATAGCTCCGtgtaaaaatacaaaaa is drawn from Triticum dicoccoides isolate Atlit2015 ecotype Zavitan chromosome 4A, WEW_v2.0, whole genome shotgun sequence and contains these coding sequences:
- the LOC119287684 gene encoding uncharacterized protein LOC119287684 isoform X2, which encodes MAPAAPEELHCAPAPDKPPPLAPQGELRWLRRCAGQGDDLRWLRRCVGAATKGFAIGAGLKGGLALFSVLVRLRSRRSPRSRKAGAMTNDEAALLALKETVRYGMFLGTFAGAFVSVDECIAALWGRKRTARWRSLLSGLIAGPSMLLTGPGTQHTSLAIYILMRAAVLASRCGIKSRRFGKICKPLTWSHGDIFLMCLSSAQILSAYILQQDSLPSSYKSFLKTHGGKDQSILQGLKEVVNHTAFSNLEAIEKYYKSVGVDIKLDPDMKVPCSIVHGNQSCAGHFISFLLQAYGRAVPVYIPVYLVPALVVHRQDLMKRPYTIMGKSLLGTARSSLFLSMYCASAWAWTCFLYRTFEKCSTPLVVLGTFPAGLALFIEKKSRRIEISLYCLARAIESFFTCMTDAGLCPPILQIKRADVVVFSMATSIIMHCYAQEREVFRSKYLNVLDWVFGVPLPSEDNDSKCHSTSSDGIKKGIFSIG
- the LOC119287683 gene encoding calmodulin-binding transcription activator 3-like isoform X2, with the translated sequence MQQHENGGGSIIDASVVSSYSPASSVGNHQGLQATSPNTGFYSHYQDNSPVIHNESTFGITFNGPSTQFDLSSWNEMTKLNKEIHQLPPYQSHVPSEQPPFTEGPGIESFSFDEVYSNGLDIKDDGHADTDREALWQLPSANDGTTTEFLQLPSAIDGRTTEFQLPSATDSTFATVDNFEQHNKLLEEAINFPVLKTQSSNLSDILKNSFKKSDSFTRWMSKELAEVDDSQVKFSSGLYWNSEDADNIIGASSRDQLDQFTLDPMVAQDQLFSITEYFPSWTYAGSKTRVLVTGRFLTSDEVIKLKWSCMFGEVEVPADILADGTLRCYSPSHKPGRVPFYVTCSNRLACSEVREFEYRPSDSQYMDAPSPHGATNKIYLQACLDELLSLGRDQQDEFQAALSNPTKELIDLNKKITSLMTNNDQWSELLKFADDNQLAPDDRQDQFVESGIKEKLHIWLLHKAGGGGKGPSVLDDEGQGILHLAAALGYDWAIRPTITAGVSINFRDVHGWTALHWAAFCGRERTVVALIALGAAPGALTDPRPDFPSGRTPADLASFNGHKGISGFLAEFSLTSHLQTLNLKEAMGSNASEISGLPGIGDVTGRTASPSAGQGLQAGSMGDPLGAVRNAAQAAARIYQVFRVQSFQRKQAVQYEDDNGVISDERAMSLLSYKPSKPGQFDPMHAAATRIQNKFRGWKGRKEFLLIRQRIVKIQAHVRGHQVRKHYRKIIWSVGIVEKVILRWRRRGAGLRGFRSTEVATDSSTSSSSVDVIPVKPAEDDYNFLQEGRKQTEERLQRALARVKSMVQYPEARDQYQRIMTVVTKMQESQPVEESMLEESTEMDEGFLMSEFKELWDDDMPLPGYF
- the LOC119287683 gene encoding calmodulin-binding transcription activator 3-like isoform X3 yields the protein MAEGRRYGIAPQLDMEQILKEAQTRWLRPTEICEILKNYRNFRIAPEPPNMPASGSLFLFDRKVLRFFRKDGHNWRKKKDGKTVKEAHERLKSGSIDVLHCYYAHGEENINFQRRSYWMLEEDYMHIVLVHYLEVKLPSANDGTTTEFLQLPSAIDGRTTEFQLPSATDSTFATVDNFEQHNKLLEEAINFPVLKTQSSNLSDILKNSFKKSDSFTRWMSKELAEVDDSQVKFSSGLYWNSEDADNIIGASSRDQLDQFTLDPMVAQDQLFSITEYFPSWTYAGSKTRVLVTGRFLTSDEVIKLKWSCMFGEVEVPADILADGTLRCYSPSHKPGRVPFYVTCSNRLACSEVREFEYRPSDSQYMDAPSPHGATNKIYLQACLDELLSLGRDQQDEFQAALSNPTKELIDLNKKITSLMTNNDQWSELLKFADDNQLAPDDRQDQFVESGIKEKLHIWLLHKAGGGGKGPSVLDDEGQGILHLAAALGYDWAIRPTITAGVSINFRDVHGWTALHWAAFCGRERTVVALIALGAAPGALTDPRPDFPSGRTPADLASFNGHKGISGFLAEFSLTSHLQTLNLKEAMGSNASEISGLPGIGDVTGRTASPSAGQGLQAGSMGDPLGAVRNAAQAAARIYQVFRVQSFQRKQAVQYEDDNGVISDERAMSLLSYKPSKPGQFDPMHAAATRIQNKFRGWKGRKEFLLIRQRIVKIQAHVRGHQVRKHYRKIIWSVGIVEKVILRWRRRGAGLRGFRSTEVATDSSTSSSSVDVIPVKPAEDDYNFLQEGRKQTEERLQRALARVKSMVQYPEARDQYQRIMTVVTKMQESQPVEESMLEESTEMDEGFLMSEFKELWDDDMPLPGYF
- the LOC119287684 gene encoding uncharacterized protein LOC119287684 isoform X1, encoding MAPAAPEELHCAPAPDKPPPLAPQGELRWLRRCAGQGDDLRWLRRCVGAATKGFAIGAGLKGGLALFSVLVRLRSRRSPRSRKAGAMTNDEAALLALKETVRYGMFLGTFAGAFVSVDECIAALWGRKRTARWRSLLSGLIAGPSMLLTGPGTQHTSLAIYILMRAAVLASRCGIKSRRFGKICKPLTWSHGDIFLMCLSSAQIFVWSYLGPMVLLHYTQCSELASISNLCRSAYILQQDSLPSSYKSFLKTHGGKDQSILQGLKEVVNHTAFSNLEAIEKYYKSVGVDIKLDPDMKVPCSIVHGNQSCAGHFISFLLQAYGRAVPVYIPVYLVPALVVHRQDLMKRPYTIMGKSLLGTARSSLFLSMYCASAWAWTCFLYRTFEKCSTPLVVLGTFPAGLALFIEKKSRRIEISLYCLARAIESFFTCMTDAGLCPPILQIKRADVVVFSMATSIIMHCYAQEREVFRSKYLNVLDWVFGVPLPSEDNDSKCHSTSSDGIKKGIFSIG